Genomic window (Gasterosteus aculeatus chromosome 1, fGasAcu3.hap1.1, whole genome shotgun sequence):
TGATAAAGAAATGCTTCGATTTCCAGCCTTTTGTCAGATGATATTGCAGACAACTTCTGCAAAGAGAATAGACAGCCGAGTGATCACCTGAACCCAAACGTCACCATGTTACCgaaaacaaaactatttttcaGAGCACAGCGTTAAAGACACGACTGGGGACTGTAAACGCAGCGGTAGAATAACTCCAGGGTGAAGAGGTAGGTTTCAGAGCACAGCCGTTGCGTTGGGAGTGTGTAAGGTCTGGGACCCACGCTGCGTCTTCAACCAACTGGAAAACGTTACACATGTAGGTCGGGAACTGGCTGCCTACTCTTGTGCCAACTTTCCAGAGCACCGAGACAGGTTGCGCCCGCGGCTGCTAAGCAACTGTAAAGAAATAACACGACACTATCACATCACCTAAAACCTCGTCCGTGGGACAAATTGTAAAGCTCAGCTTATACCCATTTATCAAGGACTGATATTtgccaaataaaatgaaaaatatctgTCGGCTGTGATTGGTTGTTCCTCGTCACATGACATGCTCGTTAATGTGTTTAACGATGTTGATCTCAGGCCGCAGCCATCGCGCCGTGAAAAACAGCCGCCGAAGCGGCACCGCTCCTGGTTTGAGCTCAATTTTGAGCTCGTCTTCAGTGCGTTTACATGGACAACAATGGATTGGAAGGCATGAAAATGTTCCTGATGAACGGCTATTTCTGTGCACACTATGCTGCATCATGGCATCTGTTTCGGGTGGCAATGGATGTACAATTTGTGCTGTTCATAGGCCTTCctccaaataaaatgtgttgttctaCTCCCTTGTAGAAAAAATGCccttaatttgaatttaaattaaaacattcAACAGCTAATAAATTCAAGCATATTCTGCGTTCTATAATTTATAAGCAGGGCCCCCTGCGGCAGGCTACAAAGATGCAGGGCTTGCACACTTGCTCACAGCCTGCTGCTATCTATATGGTTGAGATATCACCTTTGTCGTAGGTCGTATAATCTAAATGAACTAGATACAAACAACCTGGCAAGATTTACGTCGGCAAGAGCTTCCCGTGACCTGAAATTGCTTTAACAGAGTATTATTGGAAAAAAATGCCTTCAGGCTACAACATGAAGGGTTTTTAAAGTAAGGAGACAACTGTTTGTTTGACcatcatttcaacaaaacaaaagatccTTTTAGAAGTTTGTTTAACATGAGCTTGAGTTATTTCCCAACCTGCAAAGGATGGACAGTATCTTCCAGTAGCAGCACGCCTGTCAAGTGTATAACATTCTGCACTGCACGCTGTTCTGGGGCCTTTAAACTTCTGATCAGAGCTTAGAATGCCCCCTGGAAACTCATTTTAATGCAAAGTCCAGAGCTGCCGCTGACGCAGCTTCCCTAGTGTCAGTGCTGACTAGATAAGAGTAGGAGCATGCTGCATTATAAGGGAGGGATGCCAAATACAGGAGACGCGCATACAGCCAGAACTACTCGTGAAAACATCCATCATGAGGATTCCTTTTTCAGGACCGCAAAACATCAACTCCAGCGCCCCGTTTTGATATTTTGATGGTATTAACAATAAATTCATTATGAATATCAGGATATCAATCAAGCTGagaatcaatagatgatcatttggaatatatatatttgacttGACCAGTTTTAACACCAAGCGTTTGGTAGTTACAAAATCTCAAATTTGGGCTACCCTTCACTTTTTATTGGAACTTGTCGCCCTGACCAAACGGTTACGTTCGTAGCATTGATAATGAATCGATATATAACAAACTTGGGTTGCAACAAACAAAGTTTGGCATTAACTAGTCACATCTGTACTGAAGCAACGTAGCAATGAACGCATACTCCATCAACCCAGCCTCGCTGGAAGTACCTGCCCTGCACTGGTGGAGGAGCATTCGGGGGACAGACAGATTGCTCCCACTAAAGACTATTGTTTACTATTAGTGATGTCACCAGCACCACTTCCCGAGAGGGCCTCAGGCGGGGGGGTGGGAAAAACGTGGGGATCAGCAGAACTCTATGACAAAGGGCTAACAGCACACTAAACTGACCCATCGGCCGGCGGCCAAGCCCCAATAGACATCGGGCGCATGCTCCCACCATAGCCAAACGGGCCAAAACAGaatgcacacacagaggacGAGTAAGCGAGGACAGGGAAATACAAGCAGACTtaaggagagatggagaaatTAAAATCAATAACGTCATTATCTACCATTGTGAAAAACACCCCTGAGATCAGCTGCCTGTCCTGACAATATGTTTgtgaaacaaaagcacagagctAGTTGTGTTTGCACGGTACGCGGCTATCACCATGTATCATTTTTTACGTTAACATAATGGCTCCTATCATGTTGTATTTGTAGAAAAACAATTGGGACTTTAAGGACACAGATTCACAATAACATATTCCAACCAATATACTGTTAATAagggaaaataaatatacaactAATTCAAATCTGGAGTCCTTATGTGCCGCGGTCATCTGGGATGACAAATTCATTGTGTGGCATCACTGTGTAAAAGGAACCTAATATTAGCTGCTTCATGGGATCAGGTACATCGCAGTGAGAGACAAGGGATCGGACCCCCTTGATTTTACTGACCATCATAGTGTCTGCGCGAGTTTAGTTGATCATGCCATCGGCAGGACTGTtgattaaatatgtatataactACACATATACGTTTTGAATCATGCACGATAAACTGCACCACAATAGCAGTTGGTGTCAGCTACTGTTGCCATCAttgcagtgggggaggggggtcattTAAAACAGGGTTGGGCTTTAGCCTCTAGCTCACGCCCCAGCCAGGAGGATATTTCAGATCCCAACCTGCAATAAAGCTCCTTTCTGCAGTGAATCTATTGACCACATTCCACTGTATTGGCCTGCTCTTCTTTCAAATATGTGGGAATCAGGTAGAAAAGCTTGATGGAATACTTCTCCTTTTCACCGCCAGAGTACGTCACATTGAGAATAGAAAACCTCATAATTCTCCAGAAAACATAGGAGAATTAATTATTGTACAGATGCAATAACAGAATATTAACATAACACTTATATTGCAGAGGATTATACCATTTactgttttttcttcaaatatcGTCCCATCCTCTTGCCCGCTGGTCGAGTGTCAACTCTTTGAGTTTAAGTTGATGGATGCCTTACATAAGGTGATTAGTTGATGGAGCTGCAGTCTTGTCTAAAGCCAGAGATCGTTTTAATAGAGGTAGGAGCAGGTTGACGTTAAAGGCTTAGCTGTAATGGGGATGTTGAAAGGTGCACATGGATCCATGGTGTGCGCGTGCACACAACAGCAGAGAcagggtctcacacacacacacacacacacacacacacacacacacacacacacacacacacacacacacacacacacacacacacaggcaggccaTCTCAATCCTTGGACAAGTACCACTTTGGTGTCTGCAGAGAACTCCCATTACCCATGCTGGGATCAGCAGAGTTTCCATCAAGATCTGATGTCCTTCCTTAGTAATTAGATTGTATAACATAGTTATTACTGAGCACAGCACGACCAAGGATTGCTTTACTCGGACCGTGTAGAACGTGTTTCCACCATAGCGTGGACTGTGTTTCACGAAACTTTTACAAAAATGTCTGCATGACCTGGTGCGTATGGGGCGCAGACAGTGCACGTATACAACGTAAAGGCCTTGGCATACTGTACCTGTCAGTGAAGCTGGACTGTGTGTCACTCATTGGGCTTCCGGTTCTAGATTTGCAGCAAATGATATCCTATTAACATTTTCCAGAGTGTGATGAGGCGATTTCCTGGCGCGTCCTTCTGTGGCATAAGTCTGAAGTAGGCAGGGGTCTCGACAATGGTGCTGAAGGTGGATTACTCGCAGGACTCAGTTGGGTTGTTGCAAAAAATAACTACCTATAGGCTGTTAGATTACACAGCAAGGAGTCTACAGTGCATACCTTAAACATtaatggaggggtggtgggggggggctatgcCGCTGTTAGCTGTGCAGTCGGATGAGATACCACCCCGACTGTAAACAAAACGCTGggacaaaataataaatactgcGTCAGCTAGCACAAGTTGTCGTGCATGCGTGAACTCCGCGAGAGAATCCTCTGCATTCACATCCCAGAGTGAAACGTGGACGCGACGCGCACTCCGATGTAACCGACACCTTGTTCCCCCGGTTCGGTTCCTAAACGATCTCTTTAAGACGCTGGAGATTCCGCCAGTCCCATTTGGTGTCCCTCGTTCCGCAGAAGAAATGCCGGCCCGTGGccgtggagaggagaggactcTCCCGTGACCATGAGAAGGAGGTCGACGCCGAGTGTTTAAAAGCGACGCGGTGTTACGAATTAGCAACAACTGCAGCTAACGTCGTACCGGCGTGAGACGTCAGATACAACGAGCCTACAGCGGGTCGATGGGTCAAATAAAGCACAATGGgtgggtttttgttgttgttttgtagaAAAATCCTTCTCACGGAAAGCTGGCTGGCCGTGAATCTAGTCAGCTAACTCAACAGCTAACAAAACAGATGAGCcctttcagcaaaaaaaaaaaaaaaagaaaaaaactttgcTCCGTATGCTCTTGTTTCGGGTGCAAACTACGCAAAGCCCGTTCACAACAACGAGCCAGCCAACGactaaaacatacacacacaacacggcGTGAATGTTGACTGGGTTGCGGTAACGTCTCCGTGGTATGTCCTTCAGAAAGTCTCCATGGGGAAAGAGCATCCAGtgaagtcgggggggggggggggggggggttagcacgGCGCTGCGCTCCTTGACTCCATGTTTCCAGGATTCAGTTGTTTTCTCGGCAGGATTCCCGTGGATGGGAGTGGGCTAGCTACGCGGCCAGCTAACGGGACGGAAAGTAACAACCGGGTCCTCCGCTTAGGCgacgacaaacaaaaaaatacaccgGAGAAACTTTTGGCGAATATAAAAAACGCCGTTTTTCCTCAAACGCGAGGCGTTGTTTGCTACGAGGATATAACTTGCGAgaccaaagaaaaaaagcggtaccgaaaatcccactttctGCCGCTAGCAACGCCCTAGCCAGCTAGCTGTTGGAGTCCAGCAGCGCGTCCACGAGCCACTTCCGCCGGGAGACGGGAAAACTCGTTTTGTTCCAGCATGTCGGGGAGCacggctggaaaaaaacaacacgataaataaaaacaacactatGATGCCGCTGATTCGGCGACTTATTGTAAATGGATAGTAGCATCGGAGTATTGCGGTTGTCTTTTTTATGCATGGGCATTTACATTATGTTACTAGGTCATGTATGAAACAAATGGTGTTGAGCCGTCACCAACTAGTCGACTCACTCCGATTAGTCGACTCCCAGAGGGAAGAGAAATCGGATGctgatatattaaaaaatatatttgcatgtatatattgttGGATATACATTTATATCTAGATCTATgttcttttaaaacttttttctttttaatctttaCTTATTCTTGTTTATTTCTAAAGAACTGTCTGTACAAAGCTCTGATATTTatggatatttatatatatatatatatatatatatatatatacggtacggtaaaaaaatatatatatatttttttttaccgtacCCTATATATACCTAATCGGAGTGAGTCGACTAGTTTGTAGATTATTTTATGGAAAAAGTTAAAGCAAAACAGCTAAGCAAAAAACTTTTGAAGTGCCAGAAGACATCCATCCTCAAAGGGAACAATTACAATCAATATTCATTGATCCGAGTAGCAGACCATTGGTAATATTTCGGAAAATGTACGTgtgcatatttgtatttttacaaaaCCAAGAAAAGTAAAGGTGTTTGAGATCAAGAACGATACAATGATGTAGTTAATGGCGTTCAAAGGGAAATCTTCTCCACTACTTAAATGAATCTGTCTTTTCTATTCATCATCGCATACAGAAATATACACAATGTTAAACTGTGTGTACTTCAATGCATAACAGCATTATTTAAACTGCAGgatgaaataaatatacaaatttTGTGAAATAGGACACTATTTTCAGCGTAAACTGCTGTAAAAGTGTTtgttaatgttttcattttagctttgtcaaatgtttcctcgcttattatttatatataattgaTGTGACACCATCGTGTGGACGGTCGAGGTAACTTCAGTCTCAGTCCAATAGTACAATACAATAGTGTTTTTTACATGAAATGATGCAAATGAGGCTTATTCTTCAGTTCTTATTTGATTTATGTAGTTAAACATGTATTAACAATCGATCACATCTTGATTTGACTTCACTCAGAGATTACAAAGACAAATTATGAAATCCACAAACTCCAAATATCTCTCTATTACTCCTATGCTTATGGTGGAGGGTGTACAGAACagcacaatacaaaaaaaaacatcaaaacataaTGGAAGTACATTCAGATAACTAAGGCACACACCATTTCGTTTTTTTGCTAAAACGATAAAACGTTAATGCTTAGAAAAGAGACCTTGTATGAGCGCTGCAAATCAAATCTCCATCAAATATATCGGAAAATAAAGGCAATTAAATACGCCACTGCAGATGTCAAATAATTCTATGATAACAATCGATTAAAGTCTGAGCACATAGTCGTCCAAAAATTCCCTTGTGTTTTCTGCCTGGACAAGATACGTATGTGAATACCAAATAGATGAATATATTTCTGAtaataaatattgatttatgGGAAATGCAGGCTAATTCCCACAATAAATATAACAACTCTGACAAAACTCTTCACACTTAGATCCATAAATCAAATACAGGTATTTTGTACAATATGTTTTGGAATGAGTTTAAAATTATTTTGCAAAAACACCGAATGGGATTTTttcttccatatttttttttactgaaggTAAACTGATAACAGTCTGACATTTTAGgtgctaaaaacaaaagaagaaagctTGATTTCACAGATTTTTTCTTTGTCCCGAGTCTGAGGCCACTTGGTTGTTCTTGACAGTCACGTGTGTTTGTCTAAAAGAATTAGAGGAAAGAGAACAGacatctccaaaaaaaaaacattttatgctgctggacaaaataaatgtaacttcAGTAGTGAGCTGATGAGGACGCTGTACAGACAGCTCACAATTGACTTCAATCATCTCGTCTCTGAGACCTGAAACACGACTCATATTATTTGGGAGCTATTGGTGCAGTAACACCCACAACactatactttttaaaactggTAATCGCATAATCGTAAAAGTTACGCAATTCAAACTGTTCCTCTCCGCGTATCCCTTTACACAAGGGAAGTCGAATTAAGCAAATCCTTTAGCGCAGGCTCTGGAACAAACAGATTTAAGACCGCAAGCCAAAATGTACAGAAGTTGCTATGACGTAGATTAAACACAGTAATTGGACACATCACACACTTTCTCAGGAGTCCATCCCAACCGTCTGATGTGACTTCATCTCCCTGAGAACAACTCTACCACAATCCTAACATTTGGACATGACTGAAAATGTTGTAAACTGCCTCTTCTCCAGCATTGAGCCTTCCTTCAGAGCGCCACCGCGGCGTGCGACCAGGCCATGAAAGTGACATGTGTTCACGTGTTAGTGGAAAGTTCCTGGGTTTTCAGTGACACAAACTACATCGCTGTTGTTTTTCAACTGCGCATTTCACACGATTTTCACACGAACGTGTTTTCAGCTGCGATAGCTGCGTAAAAATGTGTCGTTTCAAAAAAACGGGTGCGAGCCCTTTACAGACAGGTGTCACACAAGTTTTTCTCGACATGGAAAACTAAGACTTTGAAATATGCCTTTATTCAATATCAATTCAACACACAAAAAGTTGAATTTCTTTGCGCTTTCCCTTGCGCGTCCagaggggaaaaacacaaacagatctcCTTGGGAGAAGCACAAAGCCATCACTCTTTCTTCCCTTCGTGACCATTAGCAGCCACCGTCTCTAGTTGGTCCGTCTTGGGTCTGTGCCAGCTCTTGCTCTTCCGACGGGCAAATCGAACAATGTCCACCATAAACACCCAGGACAGCGCGTACATGGCCACCCCCCCGCACTTGATGAAGAATCGGGGTCTCGGGGAGATCAGCTCACAGTACAGCATTGTGCCTCCCACGAAGACTCGCAtcaacacaaacagcagcacaaacaggaCGTCCACGACGTCCCCCAGCCGCGTCCCGTAGCGTCCCGTCTGTTTGAGGAACCAGCGGGCCTGCAGGAGGGGGTTGGTGATTTCGCTGCCAAAGAGCACCGCGCAGGACTCGATGCCAGACTCGCCCAACCACAGGGTGAGCAGGATTCCAAGGATGCTCATGGTGTGGTGGGCCAGCATAACGGGTCCCTCTGTGCGGAAGTACACACACCAGGCCATATCAAAAATGAAGTATCCCAGGCTCACCACCATGGCGCTGATCTG
Coding sequences:
- the tlcd5a gene encoding TLC domain-containing protein 5a isoform X2; its protein translation is MAVVVLGALLCISCWVSLYFILCSLNGSRSYEWNCRLVTLAHGILAVCITGYIGYVDGPWPFTYPEGPVMLAHHTMSILGILLTLWLGESGIESCAVLFGSEITNPLLQARWFLKQTGRYGTRLGDVVDVLFVLLFVLMRVFVGGTMLYCELISPRPRFFIKCGGVAMYALSWVFMVDIVRFARRKSKSWHRPKTDQLETVAANGHEGKKE
- the tlcd5a gene encoding TLC domain-containing protein 5a isoform X1, whose product is MAVVVLGALLCISCWVSLYFILCSLNGSRSYEWNCRLVTLAHGILAVCITGYIGYVDGPWPFTYPGTKNTPLQISAMVVSLGYFIFDMAWCVYFRTEGPVMLAHHTMSILGILLTLWLGESGIESCAVLFGSEITNPLLQARWFLKQTGRYGTRLGDVVDVLFVLLFVLMRVFVGGTMLYCELISPRPRFFIKCGGVAMYALSWVFMVDIVRFARRKSKSWHRPKTDQLETVAANGHEGKKE